The genomic window AAGCACCTGTCCCAATACAGTAGGGTATCAGCAAATACCAGAGTGGCTGACGCTTGTAACGTCCCAGTTCCTGCACGGTGGTTTTTTACACTTGGCGGGAAATATGTTGTTTTTGTGGATTTTTGGTAACAACGTTGAAGACAAACTCGGTCACGTTAAATACTTAATTTTTTACATTACTTGCGGCGTTTTGGCATCTTTAAGTCAGTGGTTTTTTTCCGCTAACTCTGCTATTCCTTCCTTGGGGGCGAGTGGCGCGATCGCAGGCGTTCTAGGAGCCTACGTTCTCAGATTTCCTCAAGCAAAAGTTCTGACCTTAGTTCCCCTCGGCATTTTCATAACCACTTTTCGCATCCCCGCTCTTTTCTTCCTGGGTTTTTGGTTTTTGCAGCAAGCTTTATA from Funiculus sociatus GB2-C1 includes these protein-coding regions:
- a CDS encoding rhomboid family intramembrane serine protease, whose amino-acid sequence is MVPLRDDNPTRITPYVTYGLIAANILVFLYELTLEPQQLEGFFRVAAVVPCQLSSTCPNTVGYQQIPEWLTLVTSQFLHGGFLHLAGNMLFLWIFGNNVEDKLGHVKYLIFYITCGVLASLSQWFFSANSAIPSLGASGAIAGVLGAYVLRFPQAKVLTLVPLGIFITTFRIPALFFLGFWFLQQALYGVASLNAPTNIGMESGGIAYWAHAGGFVFGAILGPLLGLFSSDPETNSY